The window AATGTATCTTTATCTGGTCCTGTGTTTCCGTACCTGAAATACTTGGCAGACAACGAGCAAAAATAGAGATGCCAAAGTGGTGTAATCCGCCTAAGATTGTCAGCCTCTTAAGGCTGATGAGCTGATTCTATTATGAAGCATACTGAAGCACCTTGAATTTGTGTTAAGACAGCTTTCATCCATGGAAATGGCGGATCCATTGACCTACAGGACTTCAGATTCAATCTGGTTAGGATCTTATGTTCATCATTGCCAGCTATCAGACTTTTGCTATAAGAACATATTATTATAACCTACTCTAAGATAATACGAGAGAAACATAGATGCAGTCATATCTTGATGGATGTGGTAACGATGCTTGTATATGTACATCACTTGCGATTTCCTTGTGCTTGcctgaattaaaatgatttcaCTTTAAAAGGATTAAGAACATCGACATGGATTCCTTGATGCTCCTATTGTTATGCAAGCATCTAAGCAGCCAGCAGCACTGAGACGGACCATGTAAAACTCTTCCATTCCATCCATTGCATCCTTGGACCATCCACTTGTTTTTTTCACCAAGGAAAAACCTTTTTTGTTCTATTGCAGCCTCACCTGTGCTTTAATCGCTTCAAGTACATCTTTCGACCCAAGGTATCTGCACAAAGACTAGCTTTCACAATCTAGAGCATCCATCTCTTGTATCTCTTTGGCCTTACGATCCTGCTTGTTCAGTCAAAAGCTATTACTTCTCTGGCATCTTTTGCCAGCATTGCTTGCTCAAGGACAAGCCTGATTTTATCTTCAGTCCCCAAATTAGTCCCAAACATGTCTGAGTTGAGAGATGAGAGAAGCTTCCCACAATCAAAGGACGGGCAATTCTGAATCAATTTTCTTAATCAAGTTCAACACCATGTCTCTTGGACCACTGTTATCTACTTTGTTGTCAGATACTTGTCATTAACTGTACAAACAATCAACAACCACACATTCACCTTCTTCAGCTTCAAAATCTTTGACTTGAGTTAAACCCCATTAATTTGCAACGAAATTTACTCATATGGGATGTATTGTGTTTGGCTTATCTTATTTTCACTAACAAGTCATTCATTTTCCGATAAAAAGTATgtaaatgtttatttttttctgaaaataaatacTTAATTTTGGAAGCAAGGAATGCTAAAATAGCCTCCAATCCGAAAAGTAATATGtaaatgtgaattttttttctccAAATAAGTTCTTTTACTTACAAATAACCCAAACAAACACCCGTAATAACCAATAGATGATGcgtaagacaattaaaatcCAACTTGGTCACCAATTCATCATATTTTGTCGAAACaaatagttaaaaaatattactccctggTGGGTGaccaaacaaaattttattagcAACGGAGCAAAATACACAAGGACTGACCTAACCAATACATGTCAACTTGCCATACCACAAAATTGCCAGTTTGATTGCATATATAAATTACTGATCTTTATCCACTTGTAGGCATATATATACTCTGTCCAGAGTCCAGACAGGGGCTTCTTCTGCAGTCTATGTTGTATATTGTCTCTTTAAAAGAAATCACAATCAGAATCATAGTATTCTACTCCCTGATGGTCTTCATTATCCGAATCACCACCAACAATTTCTACCCCAGCGGCTTCTTCATCCAAGGCATTAGTATCATGATGAGATTCAGTACGATTCTTTTTACCATCAGGAGCCACATCATCTTCAAACATTTCAGTCAGTGcatcaaaatttataagtgaGTTCAGCCTCTTCTTACTCGAGGCCTGATGTGTAGTTTCTGCAGACGTTGGAGCAGTAGCATTGTCAACTTTACTACCTGGCTTTTGCATCTGTTTTTTCTTTGGTTTTTTAATTGCCGGAGCCGCTGCAGATTTCTTCAAAACTTGTTCACGAATATATTCTTTGTTCACTGCTTCCCACAAAACCTTTTTACCTTCAGCCTCCTTGTCATCTCCTAGATATTCATCAACCTCAACTTCAGAAAGGTCCTCTGATTCATCACTACCTGAACTAGAAACACTACCAAACTTCTTCGAAAACCCAAATTTATCATTATTACATTTCCAAATCAGTGCCTCCACTTTAGCACGATCAAAAGACTGAGTATTTGATTTACAACTCGGTCTTTTACAAAGCTGAACAAACTCCTTATAACACGAATTACAAAGCCCATAACGATAAGCCATTTCATCTTTATGTCGACAAAGAACCTCCAAATCACCCCCAAACTCTCGCAATTCCAAATCTTCATCATCCTCAAACTCCTTAGCAATCCTCCTAAACTCATCAACTGTCAATCCCCCTCCCCCAGACTCCTTTTTCCCAAACTCAATCAACCTTCCACTAAACAACCTATCACAAAAACGCACACCTCTCTCGACATCAGATTTGCGACATGTCAATCCACAAGCCAATGCTGCAACATAAACTGCAGCACCACACACTCCACCAACATCTCTCATTAACTCCCCCTTAGCACACTCCACAATCCTCAGCGCAACCATACAAACCCTCAAATTCCTCTCCTTGAACATCTCACCGACATACCGGTGAATAAATAAACTAGGATCAACAGCCTTCTGCACAAAAGAAGACAATTTAAACCCCAAAACCCTACACAGCCGCAAATACTCAGCTCCCAATTCATACACATTAACCCCCAACTCAACCGAAAAGCGAAAAAGCAAAACCGGAACCCTATTCAACAAACAGGCAATATACAAACAACAAGCTCCAACCTTCCCATTACCAGAATCACCCTCACCCTCACGCTCACGATCATGCTCACCAgctgtttgataaaatttacGGGCCTGTTGGACAGCGAAAGCGTCGAAAATTGACAACTTCAATGCGAAACTGTCGATGAAATTGAGAGATTGCTGGTGAGATCGGTGGACGAAATCTTGGCGGTTGAGAATAGAGTGGGATTGAGGGTGAGATCGGAGACGTGGAGGGGGgctagggttagggttagggttagatGATAAGATGTTGGTACAGAGTGGGCAGCGTAAGTTGGCTGAGGTGGAGAGATGGTTGGGGCTGCGACTGGCGAGACATTTATCGCACCAGAGCATTGTTTGGGTGTGGCTCAAGATTTCATATTTTCAACTGGGGTGGGTCATGGGTGGCTCAGTGCCGCCTTTTATATATGATAATCCCTCCATTATATTCTCTCTTATATTCaggtatattgatgattgattaggtaattttattaattctttgaaatattattatataaataagtatacttttattttataaaggattacaatattatgatatattatatgttagtatattatatatattaactaaattatcaaggatttggataatAGACTTGAATAATGTATAattgttcaaatattttttttacaatatgACATAGTCACTTTATTAAAATACAAGCCGTCacgaatttgattaattattttatcatatttatatgttaagattttaataattttcaaattaacaATTATATTACGTCTTTCGTCCCACCTAAATGTTTATATTTGGGTTGAGTATGGGAATTAAGAAAACAAGTAAAGTAACGGTGAAAATGTAAAAAAGTGTGGTGGATCAATCTAACGTATAACTAGCGGAGAAAAGTAACGGGAttagtttaattttatattataaaattttgtaatgtttAATAAGCTTTGAAATAAAAAGAATTAGATGCAAGATGTAAAGATTAAAGATTAACGAGGGGAGTAACATTGGTccatcttattttcaaaaaaaaaaaaaaaacattggtCCATCCATTTTTAACAACAATTCTTAATCGTTTTTCACAATCTAAATAAACCAATACACTTTTTATTTGAGGTAGTACAATTATTCATTTTTGGTTCTTGCAACTAATATAACCAAAATCAATCATATacaatctttttctttttttatgaataaaagatGATTGCATTACTAGGAAATATCATACAGTTTTGTAtcaatcaaaatcaacaaaaaagaaaaaaaaaggtacAATGATACCGGGAAAACTCCCTTCAAATCAATCAATACTTTCCAACTTCAAGCCTCATTAAATCAATCAAAGTTAACCACTTCAAGCCTCTGAGCCTTGAGGTCATTCTTGCAACTATGTAATCTGGCCGTGATCTCAAGCTTTGCTACTATACTATTATCTGTACAGAGAACTGAACAAAAAAGAAGGTAAAACTGaaattacaatttacaagtAAGAAGCATGTCTCTACTTGCATATCACTTAAGATTCTGATTGCTAGCTTTTAACAAAACATAGTTGTGAACTCGTAAAAGACCCCATAATAGGAGAAACAGCAGTGgttcaattaatataattgactAGCAATGAAGAAACTGCAGGGCATGTAATTAGTCGAATACAAAATTAGGTAATTATAACCATATATTAGCACAAATCAGTACATCCAATGTAGCATCATAGAATATACAACAACATTATAGTATAGGAACCTACGCTCTGTTTTACCTACAAACAAGTAAAAATGTAAACTAGCAGTGAGGGACAAGTGAATAATCCCATACACATCCCACATGGTTTTCAAAGGTTGTCCACAAGACCACAATAATCTTTCTACCAAGTCCTTGCATAGTGATGTCAATCCTACAACTCCCCTCCACATGCTTGAAGCTTCCTGATGTTCAATTATTCAAAAGAGTTGCTGGACAAAGAGGCACCGGGCTATTTGTCACATGTCCTCAGGTGATAGTACtgtaagtatataatataatcttcTATAACTCGGAACTAATTAGGTAACATGGAGATCAGCTGAAATGACAAATTATTCAAGGTTAGAACATATAAAAGCAACCATTCTCAGCTCTCagcaatatcaaatttcaaTTCCAAGACAAAGCAGCaactaaaaaacatatatacagcACAATCAAGCTATAAGCACATGCATGTTCATCTCTCTGCAAGATAGAAGTGTTCTAAGGTACCAAGTCAAATACATACTAATCTGAAAGAATTAATGGTACCTTGAATACAAGTACTTTTATGCAGGTTCCCATGCAGAAATAGCATGTAGAATCCGACCCTTCCACCCTGTCAACATCCACTGACCATCTTCATCAAATACAAAATCTTTATGAAATTCTGACTTGACCTTACACTTTAGCTTGTCCAAGAGTTCCTTGTTCAAAGGATGAATTTTGAAACCAGCCTTCATATTCCGAACCTGCCACTGTTTATATGTCTCCGGCCTTTCAACCCTTTCCACACCCTCACATGCAATAACATTCATCACCTCCCGGCCACAGAACTCTCTCTCAAAATTCAATCTTTGTGGATCGTCACAAGGCATACTATTATCAAGTATATCAAACAAAGCAGAATAATGGAAGAGAGCCTCTCGGAACCGAGTCACAAAAAAAGGTGCGCTGTAGGACCCATTAACTATAGCCTGCACAAAAATAGCAGGGTTTACTTTCCTGATTAATTCAAGCACAGCATCCCTTGGATTGTTCACTGAAACACTCTCGTCAAGTAGGTTCTCGAAACGTAAAAAACAGTTTACAGCAACAACTTCATCGCTTTTAATCTTAAGGTCCTCCACTGTTATTGTCTCCCACTTCTGGGTTGCTATGGGATTGTATTCGAATGGAACATTAAAACGCTCACAATAACCTCGCAACCGACGACCTGTTGCCTCCATATATTCCGCAGGTCTGAAACCAGGCTGGGGCAACTCTATTCCCGTAATCCGAAGCTTAGGCGGTCCACCAGGTCTCTTTGAGAGACACTGGATAAGAACTGGCCACTGAAAACCATACTGGATACCAAAATCAATAATATGAAGTGTTGTGGCAGTTGATGATTTTTCCAGAATCATTTTATTAGCAAAGAAAACTGATGTCTTCTTAAACGGACAGGCTTTCAGGTATGCTTGGTATGCTTTCAACTTCTCAGTGGCAGAAATCCTCCTGGATGAAAGGGCCGCATATAACTGAGTGCCAGTGCCAGCCATGCGTGCCTCAAGCCCATTAGCAAATATATTAGCCAATCTCTGAGATGCATCACCAGAGGCAGACGAGTACTGCCTAATCAGCTTTAATTGTTCATGTGCAGTTCTGCGATCTTCAGAAGCAACAGACTGTGCACAACTGATCAGAAGAGTCCTTAGGTCTACTGCTTCACTTGTACTGTCTGTTTTCTTGAAACGACTCTTGCCGCCATTAGATCCATGTGCTAGCCCATTTTCATGATGAAAGGCCGGGCTGAATTCAATAGGTTCTTCTTTGTCACAGCAAGGTCCAGAGAGTAAAACTTTATCGAACAGTTCTGTTATCTCAACTTCTTCCTCATAAACTGCTAACTGCTTGCTACTCCTCTCATCTTCAACTACACTATCCTGCTGAAGAAGATGCTTCCTTCCCCTTAAACTGCTAAAGGCGATCTCCTCATCCTTTTCTACCTTCACTTGAAGTACAGGAGGACCTTCTTTTGTGTCCGACCGTAACGCATAGTTATCTAAGTTAACAACTAACTGAGGAATTTTGGGAAGGAACTTACTAGCTTCCTCCATCCCTCTTTTGAATTGCAAAATAGAATCTCTGTCGCTAAATATATTTGGGATCACCTGGGTGCTCATAGGTGAGTCCAATACACCACTCAAATTATTGTTCAAGCTGTTTTCCGACGTTACTGACCACTGTGATCTGCTATCTATGTTATAATCTGAAGGCTGATGTTGCACAGTAGAAGATTTAAGACTTACAGAGTCCGCAACCCAGTGAGGAGGCTCATAGTAATTTCCAGCAGTAGTACCACCACTGCTTGTACTGTACTCACTAGAGCTTCCAGTAAAGTAATCATATGGGCTATCAGCATGTTGGTAGACGTCACCCGACCCATAGGAAGGAGGGTATTGCTTGCCAAGAGCTTCATAGAGAGACTGCTCTGCCGCTTGCAGGGCCAATGGATCATAAAACATGGAAGGTTTTTCCTCAATTTTCTCTTCCATAAGAATCTGGTTAAGGAACTTTAGCACACCATCGTCGTTATCCTCAGGGGAGTACATTTCGGAACTACCAGTAGGTGAAGTATTATTAACAGTAGAAGTACTCGTGTTCGTAGCAGGACCAGCATAATCAGGCTCAGGTTGGACATCAGGAATATCCAAGAAACTAAGATCGACAAGTTCATCTTTAAACTTAAACGTATTAGCATAATTTGGAGGCGAATCAAAACCCGGTAAAACCACCTCATCACCAAATTCAAAACCATTTAGCACATCGGAAAAATCAGTCGAGCCCGGATCCATCACCATGTATCAAAACAACTTCCAAACCCTAACACTAAATTCAGCAATATACACGTcagaaaaatcataaaaaatcatAGTGCCATagaactaaaaatattaatcaattcCACCAAATCAAACAACCCCACATAACTTAATTAgcagatataattaaatttaatttttacaaaCAAAGGGGAAAAGAGATAAACCCTAATTTAGCATTTACaacatacatatacacatacatacaaaaCAGGGAAGTATGCAATTAAGAGTTGATAGCTAGGTATCAGATCTGAAAATTGACATaagaacaaacatatatatgtatgtgggtATGTCTCTAGTAAAGAGGTAGTGGAAACAAAAGTTAAAACGTAGCGTAcctgagagagaaagagaggatAAGCCAccgagagagagaaagagagagaatcCTAGCAGAAGAATTAGTGCTGTGATactttatatactccctccgtcccaccaggtagtttacgttcactgtttgcacgcattttgaggctcttataaaggatagttcaataatattttttaaaattattttttttctgaataaaaatttagacatcaaactttttttcgagatttttttaaaaattatatataaaatataagtatactttatagaatccttaaaatgcgtgccaaaaagtaacgtaaagaacctgatgggacggagggagtataaaattggTTAATTATGTATGTGTGTCTGTTACTATTATATAAACAGGGAATGAAGGGAATGGAAGGATGGGAGGAGAAGAAAGAAACGAAAGCGTTAAGAAAAACACGAGAGAGATCGAGAGAGAGATGAGCGGGAGAGAGATTGTAAAGGGGTTTAGCAGGACACCGGCTATTGCCGGTTGTTTTTGTGTTATCTGGCTGCACCACAAATTTTCCCTTTTGACTAATTTGTTGACCACACGGGTGCAAGTTTGAAACCCTttcttaaaattacaaaattagcGTTACACGGGTGTGAAAAGGAATTGTGAGGGAAAGGATGGTTGAAACTTGGAACAGAGGCCTGTTAGAACAAGGTCTGTACATTCAActtctctttatttatttttcgaaGTACCATAGCATCTCAACCTGTATTTATCTGTTTTCTGCTCTTAACATACAATCAATTTATCTGTATTTTGTATGCTTACGTTATGATGGACTTTTAACTATACTCGGTGAAGCCAATTGACCAATGCAAATGGGAAGAATTCTTAAAAGTATAATGAAGGGTTTGGCCAGTGTGTGcctatgggcacatgctaagcgttGCATTTTCTAATAAGTCCCAAATCCGTGAGCCTGTTATGAAATCGAAGGCTGAATATGTAATCAAGCCTATGATCTTGGatttaacaattaattaattttcacaTACACAAAATTTCCTTTTAAAAAATGGATGATCTGCATAGGCATTCCCAATTAATTTTTAGCTACATCTTCAAAGCCCTGGCTTTTATAAAAGACATCATAAGTGGCATTTTCTTTTTAGCCGTTTGATGAAGTGGCCTTAGAACTGTTTTACTTGAACCACGAATTCTAGCCAATAATCGAGATCAAGCATTTCAGCCATTAATTACTAGGCAATTTTCTGATCATATATAGTATATGCAGAAAGTAGTAGCCATTAGAGGTTCAAATAGAATAGTAAATGGatgaaataaataagaaaacaaTTACTTTTGCATTGTGCATCGTAGCAAACCAATTCTTTGTTCCCTGAATAAAGCATAGCTGCCTTTTGTACCTTCTATTTATGATTGTGaaacttaaaagaaaaaatttgaagtaaaaacTATTTTGTTTGCCATGTCCCAGCTCACACGCTAAATGCTAGACCGAGCTTTTGATATGTCACTACTTGATCTGCTCCCAGATATACCAAGGCTTGATCTTCCTCCTGATGTATCCACTGTTGATGTGGCAAGTTGTGGGATATATCTTAGTGACTCGTGGCTAAGCGGCAATGGTCTATCAGGTAACATTGGAACTTCTACGTCTCCCTCCAACATCTTTAAAGCTTCAGAAATCGTTGGCCTTAGAGCCACCATTACATGAGCACAGAGTATACCAACATGTACGAATCTTTCCATTACTGCTTTTGATCCACTTTCCCCCATTCGAATATCAAAAATGCCATCAACGTTTCCTGACTTGACATGATCCCACGCCCAATCAGTGATTAATAGTCTTGATGATGTTGAGGATGTCTCAAGTACTTTTCTCCCACTCAAGATCTCAAGAATTATGATACCAAAGCTATAGACATCACTCTTTTCGGTTAGTTGCCCATAAAGAGCATACTCTGGAGCTAGGTACCCGTACGTGCCAGCTACTCGAGTTGTGAGATGAGATTCTCCTTCAGTGGTTTGTTTTGCCAATCCAAAGTCTGCTAGTCTTGCTTTCATTTCTGAATCTAGAAGTATGTTTGTGGTCTTTATATCACGGTGATAAATGGCTGGTTTGATTCCATAATGCAAGTAAGCCAGCCCTTTGGCGAcatcaattataattttctgTCTCACAGGCCAATCCAGTGGCGGCCTACTAATAGAATCTTCTTGTTCATCATTGAATAAATGCTCATCTAAACTACCATTTGGCATGAAATCATAAACAAGATACCTTCTATTACCTTTACTCGCGTCACTAGTGACACAAAATCCTCGTAAAGCAAGAAGATTCCTGTGCCTGATTTTGCTAATAATTTCTGCCTCGTTAGTAAATTCTTGATCATCCCCATTTATATCCATGTCAAGAAGCTGTTTAACTGCAACAATGGTGCCGTCCAAAAGTGTGCCTTTGTAAACGACTCCAAATCCGCCCTGCCCTATTAGATTTTTCTTTGAGAACCCTTTGGTAGCCTGCTCAAGCTCATCTACATGAAACCATTTTGCTCCCGTGTTGGGCAAAACCTTGGCCTTAACACCCCTTACATATTCTTCACGCAACGCTGCTAATCTTCTTCCCTCTTTCAATTTCTGATAAAGAATAATGAGACCCCAAGTTGTCAAAACTCCAAGAATTGCCCCTAATGATCCAAAAACAATCTTGTAAACTACATTTTTCTTCTTAGATGCCGACTCAACCATAGCCAGACCTAGTATACAAGAAGCTGTTGCAATATCCTCGGGGCCATCTTGATTAACAATTCCTGCAGCATACAAACAAGTGTAAAAGAAACATCTTGTTGAATTTGCTTTCATCGATGCCAAAGTTGGAGCCACTCTTTGGCCAGCATCAGAGCAAGCATTGCACCGCGTGGGAGTCAAAAGTTCCCCATTACAAGTCGAGTCTAGTTCACTAAGGCCAACTTCTTTTTTCCAATCTTCAAGAGTAGTAATTCCACCACAATTACTTGTTCTGTTAACCACCAACTCATCATACAATCCACTCGTGCACGAAACATTAATCGACAGCGATGTAAGCCTTCTATTGAAGTCTGACATGCAAGAAGTCGCAGTCTGTGAATCCGGAAAATAGAACATGGAAGTTTTGTTGAGGTATTTTGCAAGGCCAACACCAAGGAGGCTTTGGATGGTTTGACAACAATTCACTTTGTCTATAGGTTGATCTGTACATGTTGATTTTTTCCATGGTAATGTGTTGACATAACCAAAATCAACAAGGCATGAAGAACTTGCAGAAGAAATGAAGTATAGATTGGTCAAATGGCAGAGCCAGAGGATTGAAGACAACTTCTGGGGCTTCCCCATTTCTTGCGTATTTTTTTTGCTAGTTGGTCATTACATGTCAAAATTGTTACATTATTATTCTCCTGTGATAGTGCAAAGGCATCAAAGTTGGCTTTTGTTGACTATAGTAACACTAAACTACTTCAAActctatattttaatttgtattagTCGGGGGGGAATCAACTATGCTAATCTGAAAACATAAGTGGGgcttatatatttgttttgtgcttttttttttttgactcaATATTAATAATGTCCTGGTGAGGAGTATTAGATATTTTGTGCCTATCAGAGACATTTTATAAAGTTTGTTCTGATCTTAGTATATTATTTGTTTTGCATTTTTCTTGATAGTGCATATATATGTTTAGTGACTCAAGGAGAACTGAaaaaactatactatattgttaaaactgaaacattaaaagtttgttCGGTCgttacgcgggcttttatacggacttttataattagcgggcttcaaacaaaattagagggcttcaaacaaaatataaacaaatcaaaacataaaataaatatatgatcaaaacataaaacaaatataaaacctatttgactataccaaaacaaaagtcaaacattaaaaaatacaatattattaaagccgaaacattaaaaatttgatcgatCGGTACACGAgtttttatacggacttttataattagcggcttcaaacaaaattgatgggtttcaaacaaaatataaacaaatcaaaatataaaacaaatataagatcaaaacataaaacaaatataagacctatttgactataccaaaaactaaaatcaaaccttaaaaatatatacacatctatactataatattaaagtcgaaacattgaaagtttaatGAGTCGGTACTAGGGCCAAAATACGGGTTTATCTAtatactaattattctttttaactaaaatatgttatttttacacgtcttttttaacttaatatgttccatactatattattaattatcaataacgaaatattaaaagatggattggttgatttatatccgattttatagatctccttaaattataacataaaaaaaacgtattttaacattctcagtaaaatatatatgttcgacctaatttttaattagccatttgatGAAATTAACTAGTAAGCATTTATCTTCtgctaaataaaaaatttatttaatcatagtAGTCTATCAttttttattctcacaataatattactttaagttaaaatatatacgataaaatagcaaatattataactcccgtgcattgcacgggttataaactAGTATTAATAacacacatttttaaaaaaaattacataacataaattttgttacattttt of the Daucus carota subsp. sativus chromosome 4, DH1 v3.0, whole genome shotgun sequence genome contains:
- the LOC108218721 gene encoding scarecrow-like protein 14, which translates into the protein MVMDPGSTDFSDVLNGFEFGDEVVLPGFDSPPNYANTFKFKDELVDLSFLDIPDVQPEPDYAGPATNTSTSTVNNTSPTGSSEMYSPEDNDDGVLKFLNQILMEEKIEEKPSMFYDPLALQAAEQSLYEALGKQYPPSYGSGDVYQHADSPYDYFTGSSSEYSTSSGGTTAGNYYEPPHWVADSVSLKSSTVQHQPSDYNIDSRSQWSVTSENSLNNNLSGVLDSPMSTQVIPNIFSDRDSILQFKRGMEEASKFLPKIPQLVVNLDNYALRSDTKEGPPVLQVKVEKDEEIAFSSLRGRKHLLQQDSVVEDERSSKQLAVYEEEVEITELFDKVLLSGPCCDKEEPIEFSPAFHHENGLAHGSNGGKSRFKKTDSTSEAVDLRTLLISCAQSVASEDRRTAHEQLKLIRQYSSASGDASQRLANIFANGLEARMAGTGTQLYAALSSRRISATEKLKAYQAYLKACPFKKTSVFFANKMILEKSSTATTLHIIDFGIQYGFQWPVLIQCLSKRPGGPPKLRITGIELPQPGFRPAEYMEATGRRLRGYCERFNVPFEYNPIATQKWETITVEDLKIKSDEVVAVNCFLRFENLLDESVSVNNPRDAVLELIRKVNPAIFVQAIVNGSYSAPFFVTRFREALFHYSALFDILDNSMPCDDPQRLNFEREFCGREVMNVIACEGVERVERPETYKQWQVRNMKAGFKIHPLNKELLDKLKCKVKSEFHKDFVFDEDGQWMLTGWKGRILHAISAWEPA
- the LOC108215981 gene encoding uncharacterized protein LOC108215981 — translated: MLWCDKCLASRSPNHLSTSANLRCPLCTNILSSNPNPNPSPPPRLRSHPQSHSILNRQDFVHRSHQQSLNFIDSFALKLSIFDAFAVQQARKFYQTAGEHDREREGEGDSGNGKVGACCLYIACLLNRVPVLLFRFSVELGVNVYELGAEYLRLCRVLGFKLSSFVQKAVDPSLFIHRYVGEMFKERNLRVCMVALRIVECAKGELMRDVGGVCGAAVYVAALACGLTCRKSDVERGVRFCDRLFSGRLIEFGKKESGGGGLTVDEFRRIAKEFEDDEDLELREFGGDLEVLCRHKDEMAYRYGLCNSCYKEFVQLCKRPSCKSNTQSFDRAKVEALIWKCNNDKFGFSKKFGSVSSSGSDESEDLSEVEVDEYLGDDKEAEGKKVLWEAVNKEYIREQVLKKSAAAPAIKKPKKKQMQKPGSKVDNATAPTSAETTHQASSKKRLNSLINFDALTEMFEDDVAPDGKKNRTESHHDTNALDEEAAGVEIVGGDSDNEDHQGVEYYDSDCDFF
- the LOC108218722 gene encoding probable receptor-like protein kinase At1g11050, yielding MGKPQKLSSILWLCHLTNLYFISSASSSCLVDFGYVNTLPWKKSTCTDQPIDKVNCCQTIQSLLGVGLAKYLNKTSMFYFPDSQTATSCMSDFNRRLTSLSINVSCTSGLYDELVVNRTSNCGGITTLEDWKKEVGLSELDSTCNGELLTPTRCNACSDAGQRVAPTLASMKANSTRCFFYTCLYAAGIVNQDGPEDIATASCILGLAMVESASKKKNVVYKIVFGSLGAILGVLTTWGLIILYQKLKEGRRLAALREEYVRGVKAKVLPNTGAKWFHVDELEQATKGFSKKNLIGQGGFGVVYKGTLLDGTIVAVKQLLDMDINGDDQEFTNEAEIISKIRHRNLLALRGFCVTSDASKGNRRYLVYDFMPNGSLDEHLFNDEQEDSISRPPLDWPVRQKIIIDVAKGLAYLHYGIKPAIYHRDIKTTNILLDSEMKARLADFGLAKQTTEGESHLTTRVAGTYGYLAPEYALYGQLTEKSDVYSFGIIILEILSGRKVLETSSTSSRLLITDWAWDHVKSGNVDGIFDIRMGESGSKAVMERFVHVGILCAHVMVALRPTISEALKMLEGDVEVPMLPDRPLPLSHESLRYIPQLATSTVDTSGGRSSLGISGSRSSSDISKARSSI